One window of the Colletotrichum destructivum chromosome 4, complete sequence genome contains the following:
- a CDS encoding Putative mitochondrial carrier protein, with the protein MASSVPSTGSTKVDAVVEKAAANAPGQLSGLALYSRFALAGAVCCSVTHGALTPVDVVKTRIQLDPATYNRGMIGGFRQVIQSEGAGALLTGFGPTAAGYFLQGSLKFGGYEFFKQQSINLIGYENAVNNRTAVYLASSAAAEFFADIALCPLEATRIRLVSEPTYASGLISGFSKMLKNEGIGAFYAGFGPILFKQIPYTMSKFVVFEKVSEAIFRKYPKNTLSDGAQTAVNLGSGLIAGFAAAIVSQPADTMLSKINKTQGLPGEGTTSRLIKIAKELGIRGSYTGIGARLFMVGTLTAGQFAIYGDLKKALGATGGVEISK; encoded by the exons ATGGCTTCCTCCGTGCCCTCCACCGGCTCGACTaaggtcgacgccgtcgtcgagaaggctGCTGCCAACGCCCCCGGCCAGCTTtccggcctcgccctctACTCCAGATTCGCCCTTGCCGGTGCTGTCTGCTGCTCCGTCACCCACGGTGCTCTGACTCCCGTCGATGT CGTCAAGACGAGAATCCAGCTCGACCCCGCCACCTACAACCGCGGTATGATCGGTGGTTTCCGCCAGGTCATCCAGTCTGAGGGTGCCGGCGCTCTGCTCACCGGTTTCGGCCCTACCGCCGCCGGTTACTTCCTCCAGGGCTCCCTGAAGTTCGGAGGATACGAGTTCTTCAAGCAGCAGTCCATCAACCTGATTGGCTACGAGAACGCCGTCAACAACCGCACTGCCGTCTACCTCGCCTCttccgcggccgccgagttCTTCGCCGACATTGCCCTGTGCCCCCTCGAGGCCACCCGTATCCGTCTCGTCTCGGAGCCCACCTACGCCTCTGGTCTCATCTCCGGCTTCAGCAAGATGCTCAAGAACGAGGGTATCGGCGCTTTCTACGCCGGATTCGGACCCATTCTGTTCAAGCA GATCCCCTACACCATGTCCAAGTTCGTTGTCTTCGAGAAGGTCTCGGAGGCCATCTTCCGCAAGTACCCCAAGAACACCCTCTCCGACGGTGCCCAGACTGCCGTCAACCTCGGCTCTGGTCTCATTGCCGgtttcgccgccgccatcgtctccCAGCCCGCCGACACCATGCTGTCCAAGATCAACAAGACCCAGGGTCTCCCCGGTGAAGGCACCACCTCCCGCCTCATCAAgatcgccaaggagctcggcaTCCGTGGCTCCTACACCGGTATCGGTGCCCGTCTCTTCATGGTCGGTACCCTCACTGCCGGTCAGTTCGCCATCTACGGTGACCTCAAGAAGGCCCTCGGTGCCACCGGCGGTGTCGAGATCTCTAAATAA
- a CDS encoding Putative AAA+ ATPase domain, ABC transporter type 1, transmembrane domain-containing protein yields the protein MHPTSPQLLSIAASALFISLLPIRLMMLRAEPIKVVSEHRGHGKLAIAILLSVVQLATLVTIAFTPAKDDFHLFSAVASFVACVGLCPLLALEHTRSVKPSDLGIVYLLVSTACDFAELGTGQYGNTTLEAVTPGIVNLCVKFVLLVAESRGKKPILRDPRGQQSPEELANILDRTFFWWINPILALGNRHVLTEENLPPMGHMLSSKALRQQALRAWDQRAKPEGRTTLPKVLALSMLPQFLAPIIPRLFLIVFRYAQPVLISTAIRYMSGSSSAQSMETGHLIIAMAVVIYVGLAMTRAVYYHRLNQLKVMIRGAVVGLINNKSFSQKSSNHDDGRAVTLISTDAGNVGQAASMFHETWAQVIEVLLGTTMLAREVGWVCLVPYVIIFFCSRMSRHVAKHLQSKQKDWSMATQKRLAVTTSMLSSMKSLKMLGVATHTESLVHDLRLQELKAAQKVRWMMVAYNASANALGIFTPIITFVLFVLVASLKGSALDAETAFTTTALLGLVTHPANMIMSIVPQAIGSLAAFERIQDYLLQAPRNDQRLALKKTEDSPDAVSPAICVENVTIQSSPMSPPILTNISLVIDRGSIVICSGPVGSGKTTLVKSLMGELPAASGTISVSSMRVGYCEQSPWLPSGTLREAVRGFLPDEPSWYEQVIRLCCLDEDLSALPNGDQTMIGSRGLNLSGGQRQRVALARAVYARCEMVFLDDSFSALDGKTESRIVENLLGPTGFFKNMGTTVFLVANSSTHFHLADSLVILDNGTVAYQGTWAGLTQDPEHVLKLHIGGTKKNITEEDPKVDKTIRSQSLKVDEAASDLSRATGDVSLYGYYLRAVGFRNFLLLLVCTSSYSFFITFPQYWLQKWTAAPASQTMFYAGGYIIVSFLAWAFTNGSMWSTHICIAPDSGANLHRRLLSTIISAPLSYFSTTDTGVILNRLVITTSGKCYVLTCHSFSQDIQLVDRQLPPAILSISNQVFKLLVQLILLFSAQKLMATTLPLCVVTVYFVQRIYLRTSRQLRLLDLESQSAVYSSFLESVEGVRTIRAFGWERQVEAANIRSLDKSQQPAYILFCLQQWLGVVLDLMVAAIATGLIALAIFLRGTTTAGQIGMALNIVIVANASLLGLVTSWTNMEISLGAISRLKTLEADTPKEGSPLEDYVPAGAWPSSGLVELDSVTVSYNPEAVALQDVTLKVSEGQQLVICGRTGSGKSTLLLALLRLLDVQSGTIKIDGVDLSLVPRDLIRQRCFITVSQDAFILGQASLRFNLDPSGSLSNDTIVAALQRTSMWSHFEAGDFPPKELHEILESPISSLPQMSTGQSQLFALARAILRLQSLRETPNLSGAQPDGSHVMPILLLDEATSSLDPETEVAMRDIIHQEFIEKGHTVIAITHRLGGVTGDMRSDRDFVALLSKGKIEKVGRVEDVLGTLDSQK from the exons ATGCATCCTACATCGCCTCAACTTTTGTCCATTGCGGCTTCAGCCTTGTTTATATCCCTACTACCAATCCGTCTGATGATGCTTCGTGCGGAACCGATCAAGGTCGTTTCGGAGCACCGTGGTCATGGCAAATTG GCGATTGCAATCTTGCTATCGGTGGTACAGTTGGCCACTCTGGTCACAATAGCATTTACGCCGGCAAAGGATGACTTTCACCTTTTTTCTGCCGTTGCTTCTTTCGTAGCGTGCGTGGGCCTCTGTCCGTTACTGGCTCTCGAGCACACCCGCTCTGTCAAACCGTCAGATCTCGGTATCGTCTATCTCCTGGTATCTACAGCGTGCGACTTCGCCGAGCTGGGAACGGGACAGTATGGAAATACGACGTTGGAGGCTGTCACGCCGGGAATAGTAAATCTCTGCGTTAAGTTTGTGCTTCTCGTTGCCGAAAGTCGCGGCAAGAAACCGATTTTGCGTGATCCTCGAGGCCAGCAATCCCCAGAAGAGCTGGCCAACATTTTGGACAGAACGTTCTTTTGGTGGATTAACCCCATATTGGCCCTTGGAAACCGTCACGTTCTCACCGAGGAGAATCTTCCCCCGATGGGCCACATGCTGTCTTCGAAAGCACTGCGCCAACAAGCCTTGCGGGCTTGGGATCAAAGAG CCAAGCCAGAAGGGAGGACAACACTCCCCAAGGTCCTTGCCCTCAGCATGTTGCCACAGTTTCTGGCGCCGATTATCCCCCGACTTTTCCTCATTGTCTTCCGCTACGCCCAACCAGTTCTCATCAGCACCGCCATCCGCTACATGAGcgggtcctcctcggcccaATCCATGGAAACAGGGCACTTGATCATTGCTATGGCTGTTGTCATCTATGTTGGCTTGGCG ATGACCAGGGCCGTTTATTACCACCGCTTGAATCAGCTCAAGGTCATGATACGAGGCGCCGTTGTCggtctcatcaacaacaagTCGTTTAGCCAGAAATCGAGCAACCACGACGACGGGAGAGCTGTGACATTGATCAGTACAGATGCGGGAAACGTCGGCCAGGCCGCTTCAATGTTCCACGAGACGTGGGCACAAGTCATCGAAGTGTTGCTCGGTACGACTATGTTGGCCCGAGAAGTTGGATGGGTGTGTCTCGTTCCCTACGTCATCATCTTTT TCTGCTCCCGAATGAGTCGACATGTGGCCAAGCATCTTCAAAGTAAGCAGAAGGATTGGTCTATGGCTACCCAAAAACGACTTGCCGTAACCACCTCGATGCTTTCTTCCATGAAAAGCTTAAAGATGCTTGGGGTTGCTACGCACACGGAATCGTTAGTCCATGATCTGCGACTTCAGGAGCTTAAAGCAGCTCAAAAAGTACGATGGATGATGGTTGCCTACAATGCGAGTG CAAACGCTCTCGGCATATTCACTCCCATTATCACGTTCGTGCTCTTTGTCCTCGTGGCAAGTCTCAAGGGCTCGGCACTCGATGCTGAAACAGCATTTACAACCACCGCGCTCCTCGGTTTGGTGACTCACCCTGCGAACATGATCATGTCGATTGTGCCGCAGGCGATAGGCTCCTTGGCCGCGTTTGAGAGAATCCAGGATTACTTATTACAGGCGCCCCGCAATGATCAGAGACTGGCATTGAAAAAAACAGAAGACAGCCCTGATGCAGTTTCGCCGGCAATTTGCGTCGAGAACGTCACTATTCAGAGTTCCCCAATGTCACCTCCGATTCTTACTAATATCAGTCTTGTCATTGACAGAGGTTCGATAGTCATTTGCTCCGGACCGGTGGGAAGTGGTAAGACAACACTTGTCAAATCCCTCATGGGCGAGCTGCCCGCTGCTAGTGGAACCATATCGGTATCTTCGATGCGTGTAGGTTACTGTGAGCAGTCGCCTTGGCTGCCAAGTGGAACCCTCAGGGAAGCAGTTCGTGGCTTTTTGCCAGACGAACCAAGCTGGTACGAACAAGTCATCCGCCTTTGCTGCCTCGATGAGGATCTTTCAGCACTTCCAAACGGAGACCAGACCATGATCGGAAGCCGAGGCTTGAATCTTTCTGGaggacaacgacaacgagtG GCTCTTGCACGTGCTGTGTACGCCCGATGTGAAATGGTGTTTTTAGATGATAGTTTTAGTGCCCTCGACGGCAAGACTGAGAGTCGAATCGTTGAAAATCTTCTCGGTCCTACGGGCTTTTTCAAGAATATGGGGACGACTGTTTTTCTCGTGGCTAACTCCT CTACGCACTTTCATCTGGCAGACAGTTTAGTTATCTTGGACAACGGCACAGTGGCATACCAAGGAACGTGGGCTGGCCTAACGCAAGACCCAGAGCATGTTCTCAAACTTCATATTGGTGGAACGAAGAAGAATATCACCGAGGAAGACCCTAAAGTAGACAAGACCATTCGGAGCCAGAGTCTCAAGGTAGACGAAGCCGCCTCCGACTTGAGCAGGGCGACGGGTGATGTTTCACTCTACG GTTATTATCTCAGGGCTGTGGGATTCCGAAactttctcctccttcttgtaTGCACGTCGTCATACTCGTTCTTCATTACATTTCCGCAGTACTGGCTCCAAAAATGGACCGCAGCACCTGCCTCCCAGACCATGTTCTATGCCGGGGGGTACATAATCGTATCTTTTCTCGCCTGGGCGTTCACAAACGGTTCGATGTG GTCTACACATATCTGCATCGCGCCCGATTCGGGGGCAAACCTACACCGCCGTCTTCTTTCGACCATCATCAG TGCTCCGCTTTCGTATTTCTCGACTACTGACACTGGAGTGATATTGAATCGGTTGGTTATAACCACAAGCGGGAAGTGCTACGTGCTAACTTGTCATAGCTTCAGCCAAGATATTCAATTGGTCGATAGGCAGTTGCCGCCCGCCATTTTGTCCATCTCAAATC AGGTCTTTAAGCTCTTAGTGCAGCTGATTCTCCTCTTCAGTGCCCAGAAGTTGATGGCAACGACGCTTCCGCTATGCGTCGTAACGGTGTATTTTGTACAAAGGATCTACTTACGGACCTCACGGCAACTGCGGTTGCTTGACCTTGAGTCACAGTCGGCAGTGTACTCCAGCTTTCTTGAATCG GTTGAAGGGGTTAGGACGATTCGGGCATTTGGCTGGGAGAGACAGGTCGAGGCTGCCAATATCCGCTCGCTCGACAAATCTCAGCAGCCAGCCTATATCCTGTTTTGTCTACAGCAGTGGCtgggcgtcgtcctcgacctcatGGTCGCTGCGATAGCCACCGGCCTGATCGCTCTCGCCATATTCCTCAGAGGAACGACAACAGCCGGCCAGATTGGTATGGCACTGAACATCGTCATAGTCGCAAACGCGTCTCTGCTTGGCCTTGTCACCTCTTGGACCAATATGGAGATATCTTTAGGCGCCAT TTCTCGACTGAAAACCCTGGAAGCCGACACCCCGAAAGAGGGTAGCCCATTAGAAGACTACGTGCCTGCGGGGGCTTGGCCATCGTCAGGACTCGTCGAATTGGACAGCGTCACAGTATCATATAA TCCCGAAGCAGTAGCCCTACAGGATGTTACCTTGAAGGTTTCTGAAGGCCAGCAGTTGGTTATCTGTGGCCGGACTGGCAG TGGAAAGAGTACTTTATTGCTTGCCCTTCTGCGTCTCCTCGATGTACAATCTGGAACCATCAAGATAGATGGAGTTGATCTGAGCTTGGTCCCAAGAGACCTGATTCGACAAAGATGCTTTATAACAGTGTCCCAGGATGCCTTTATCCTAGGGCAGGCTAGTCTTCGCTTTAACCTAGAT CCTTCTGGATCCCTTTCGAACGACACGATCGTAGCGGCTCTCCAAAGAACTAGCATGTGGTCTCATTTCGAAGCGGGAGACTTCCCGCCAAAGGAGCTCCATGAGATCTTGGAAAGTCCCATCTCCTCTTTGCCGCAAATGTCAACGGGACAATCCCAATTATTTGCGCTAGCTCGGGCTATCCTCCGTCTTCAATCTCTACGCGAAACGCCCAATCTATCAGGAGCTCAACCGGACGGCAGTCATGTTATGCCTATCCTTCTACTCGATGAGGCTACATCGTCGCTTGACCCCGAGACAGAGGTTGCCATGCGTGACATCATTCACCAGGAGTTCATCGAGAAGGGCCATACCGTAATCGCAATCACGCACAGACTGGGCGGCGTAACTGGCGACATGCGGTCTGATCGGGATTTCGTCGCCTTGCTGTCAAAGGGGAAAATCGAGAAAGTTGGTAGAGTGGAGGATGTATTAGGTACACTGGACTCGCAGAAGTAA
- a CDS encoding Putative killer toxin Kp4/SMK, killer toxin, Kp4 gives MQFSLAAALSLLAVASTAAAKGINCEGSSNCNPGLNSGVWRTEANDLKNLIARIPDDKWFNNGQKIACVRWICAFLQNTGGAPGRNIKGLAHFIPEHGCDICGSVPYFYPGINDVSQGMLTFNWVNTPKCDGLC, from the coding sequence ATGCAGTTCTCACTTGCCGCCGCACTCAGCCTTCTTGCCGTGGCTTCGACCGCCGCTGCAAAGGGCATCAACTGCGAAGGCAGCTCCAACTGCAACCCGGGTCTCAACTCCGGCGTCTGGAGGACTGAGGCCAACGATTTGAAGAACCTGATCGCCAGAATTCCCGACGACAAGTGGTTCAACAACGGCCAGAAGATCGCCTGCGTCAGATGGATTTGTGCTTTCCTCCAGAACACTGGCGGAGCACCTGGCCGCAACATCAAAGGCCTCGCCCATTTCATCCCTGAGCACGGTTGCGACATCTGTGGCAGTGTCCCCTACTTCTACCCGGGCATCAACGACGTCAGCCAGGGAATGCTTACCTTCAACTGGGTCAACACTCCTAAGTGCGACGGACTTTGTTAA